tataacagcccttaacataggTGAAGACGGTTATCActcccacctcagtcttcttttctcaagactgaacacacccagtttttttaacctttccccaaAGGTCAGGGGTTCTAGACCTCTCATCGTTTTTCTTGCTgccctctggactctctccactcTGTCCAGATCTTTCCGACAGCgcagcccccagaactggacaccgtgcatcagctgaggcctcaccagtgccgagcagagtgggacaattgCAATCAATGCAGCTACGTAGAGCTGgtgggaaaatgttttttttccccctgctaaAAATTTGGATGAGAATAAAAAATGTGGAAAATTTTGAGTTTACAGAAAAAACATTGCAAGTGTTTCGTCTGAAAACCAAACTATTTTGGCTTGGAAATGTCaatgcagtgcatcatgggagctgtagtcttGGTGTCTGATGTCTCCATTCTCTTCTAAAGGTGAGGCTACTTGGTCAGCtgccatctcccatgatgcaccatggtctccCCTCTTAGTGAAGGGAGTGTATCATGGCGATCCTTAGACTTATGGGAGATGAAGTCCAGCTGGAGTTCCAGCCTGGCCTCCACACGTTCCCTGTAATGAGATTTTGACATGCAATGTCTCATTCAGCCTCTAGATGGTTCTGTGAtctgcagacaggatccaggTCTCTGGTAGagcgaccagatgtcctgattttatagggagagtcctgatattcggggctgtgtcttatataggtgcctattaccccccatcccttgtcctgatttttcacacttgctatctggtcctCCTAGTCCCTGGTCAACAAGAGAGGCAAAGTTGGGAAGCGAGCTGTGTAGAAGCTTCCTTGTTTGGGACTATAGCTTGCATCAGTTTTCTTTTAATAATCCCCTCCTGTTTAACATAGATTGTGACTTCATATGTCATGACATTCCCTGTGCCAGGGTTGTCTACGCTAGTAGGATCTCCCCTACAGAAGGGGTATTCCTAGCTGGGGAGATGTCAGTTTCCATCCTGTTTACGCTCCTGGAGTAGCTCAAAGGGGGGCAGGATCTGGCCTTGCATGGGAAAGGGAACTGGGAGGACAGAATGTGTCACCGAGTCGCGGAGATGGAGCCAGCCTGGGCCCTTTCCACTCACGTGTGAAAACAAATATGGTGGCGCTCAATCCTCCGATCGCAATCAGGAAAATGAGTAGGACCATCCACGCCATGAATGTCTGGATCTTGGAGAAAGATGGATCGTCTGcaatggggaggagggaaagccATTTAAAATTCCTTGGGGACAGAGCtactcagagcccaggcttcgtACATTGTGTAGACAGACGCTGGAGGTTTCTGGGGGGAGGCAGCAAGGCAGTGGATCGCACACTGGCCTGGAATGCAGCAGACCTGTGTTCATTTCACCctctctacctcagtttccccatatgccAAATGGGACAACAATACCAGTCTCTTTTGAGACCCCCAATGAAAAGTGCTAAGTATGATTATTCCTGGAAGCGGGGTTTCAAACGGGCGGCGCtcccttcctcccttcctccattccagtttctgcatatTTAAGATGAACCCACCCCATACGATTATCTTCCTTTACCTTTGAGTCCGACTGGGTCACCGTTCTCAGCCTGCTTCGCCAGCTCCACCCTATTTATGTCTCCGCTAACGGTAGAAATTGGCTTTGATTTTGGAAACTTCTCCCGGCTACAAAAACACAATGTTACATTGAAGACACCTGAATGTTCTCTCGCTGCGCAGcatggggaagggatggagaatgggagaaGAGCAAGTGGTGAATTATTGAGTTATTTGCTATTGGGTGCTATAAAATGATTCTTTCATCCAAAGTCAATCACAGGCCTCATTAGAACCAATGGGTGGCCAAGCCCCCTCTTTTAAGCTCAGAGGGAGCAATTAAGTCTCTTTATGCAAGAGGGAGAGCTAGAAACAATGCAGGGACCGCCCAAGGCACATGACTGTTGTGTACTGGGACATATATgatctgggggtcagagcaggagtcggggtcagagccagagtcagtaGCCAGGAGTGGGGCACAGAAACAGGGATCTGGAACAAGGCAGGGTCCAACATAGCAGCCAGCTACAGATTCACGTAGCcactcagacaacttcctgtgcctccATCTGGCTTAAATAGTGAGtcagagccaatcagagaggccGGACATCTCCTCCAATCAGGAGCTTTGTGGGCAGGGCGTCTGGTGAAGTAGGGTCTGCCAGCCCACATTTCCTGCTGGTACCAGCGAGCTGCCAAGTGGTGGCTGCAGTCTGAGGACTGACTGCGGACCCGGATTCGAGAGTCAAAATCCCTCACATCAGCGGAGCTAAGCTGTGCGAGCCGAGGGTTTGCAGACGCAGGGGCTAGGAGGCTGGTTGCAGGATGTGTGTCTTGGAGGCTGAAAGccaggggaagcagagagacaggGCTTTTTGGGCACAGAGCTCccggcttgggggtggggagaggcggaCACAGtccattactggtaaggggaggggcacaagaggaaaagtttgggcaccactggattaaagaattagaaaatctGCCTTGTAGTGATAGTCTCAAGGAGCCCGATTTATTTAGTGttacaaagagaaggttcagggtGACTTGATCCCAGGCTATAAGTACCTAGATGGGGAACAAATACTTTAAGGgcccttcaatctagcagagaaagttacCACGTGACCCACTGACTAGAAGTTGAAACTGGAAATTCAGATTCAAattcaaattcagactggaaataagatctATGTTTTTcccagtgagggtaattaaccattggtacaacttaccaaaggtcacggtggattctccgtcactgacaCGTTTTACATCAGGATGGGAcgtttttctaacagatctgctctaggaattaattCAGtgacgttctctggcctgtgttatccaggaggtcagactagatgatcccaataGTCCTGTCTGGCTTTGGAATACACAGGAATGGGACATCGGTGTCCCCCCAGCAGACTGAGCAGATACTGTGACCACACAAAGGAACCACAACCTGATAGGAACCCACCCAGAGGAGAGCGGACCAGCGTGTTACCTGGACATTGCAATACCCCTTTAGCGTCTTGGGTTAGGATCCAGTGGAGTAGGAGGGCCTTGGCTTGACCACTAGGCAAGCTGGCTATCGCACTGACCCACCACAGAGGGCCTTTatcagagggggaaactgaggcatggagagtcTCAGGTCACCCAGGATGTCTGTGATGAGCAGGGCATTGAACCTAAGGCTGCCAAGTGCTTAGCTAGTGAATTAATCATTGGACCAGCCTCCCTCTCTGTACTAAATGCCAGATCCAGCACTGGCTAATCCATCTCTACAACAGCTGGTCAGGAACTTCCCATCAAATTGAATTTCTGATGCAAAATGCAGTTTCCggaaaaatcaaaatttcctgCAGGAACATTTCAAAGTTGCCAATTTTTTGTCTCAATTTTGTTTCGGGAAAACCAAAATGGGACATTTTGTTTCGGGTCGGTTCAACGTTAATCTATGTCTGCCTGAGCTGTCGCGGTGCCTCAGGGGAGTTGAAGTTCGGATGTTTCATGCTCCCATTCACCTCTCTGGGATGGGCTCTCTGGCTGGACTACATGTCCCAGGATGCATTAGGGTCTTCCTGTTGTGTGGTGCATCAGAGGAGTCACATTACCAtggatgcatcatgggagatgtagtccagccagggagcctagCCCATAGGGAAAAATGAGGGGATGAGGCACCCaaactcagggccggctccaggagttttgccatcccaagcagccaaaaaaaaaaaaaaaaaaaagccgcgatcgcaatctgcggcaattcagcaggaggtccctcgctccgagcgggagtgagggaccctccgccgaattgctgccaaatacCTGAAAGTGCTGCCCTGCTCCTGAGTTGCctccccaagcacttgcttgttaagctggtgcctggagccggccctgcccaaactacaactcccatgaggggAGATGCATAGGAAGATGCAGATTTATGTTAAATTGACtcgaaaaaaatatttcaacatttctggGATTCTGTGTTCAGTCCCAGGAAGATATGGTTAACCACAAAGTCCTGTTCCTTTGAACACgggaaaaacaaacaacagcCGGCAAGTTCCTTGCTCGATTCCTCACGTCTGCCCTTCCAGGGAGTTCTGTGCCCAGAAAGCcctgtctctctgcttcctttcaCACTCACAATGGTTTCCTCTGGCTTTTTGCCTCTAACACACAACCTGCTACTGATATCCTCATCCTTGCATTTGCAACCAGGGACACCCCTCGGCCCACGCGGCTTAGCTCTGCCCTGCCACGAGCCTTGGGCAGTCCCTCCATGGTTTGTAGCTCTCACTTCTGCATAAGAGGGGCTTAGTTGCTCCTTCCATTGAGTCCGAAAGTGTTTGGCCACCCACCGGCTTTCACCACATGTGGGATTGTCTTTGGATGACAGGCTCACTTGACGGTAGCCACTTAACACCTTTCAGCGTGACGAGGCAGCCAAAGTGTGGAGGGTTTGGAAAAGAGCAAAAACTGTGCTCAGGGGGTTAGAGGGACactggggtacgtctacactgcaaaaaacaaaccaaccctcaGCAGggttcagagcctgggctccagcccaagccggaaAGTTTACATTGCTGTTATTGTCCCTGTAGCCTGAGTCCcgggagcccgagtcagctgaccgtGGCGTTGAGATTTTCTTAGGCACCCAACCTGCTTCCCAGACCACTCCCCAGCAGAACAAAGCTCAAGGGGCAGCTGATAGCAGGAGCCACTCACCCGGCCAAGGGACGCCTGATGTGCTggaagagaaagcaaaggaaaCTTAACCCATGTTCCATACAGCAGATCCCCTGTAGGGGCAAGACGTTGCTGACACCAGAAAGGGGCCGGCGAATGGGTGAGCTCCATTGCGTATCGCCCCAAATGTTGGACGTCTTTGGTTTTTGGGATTCCAACACTGGGACGTGGCATTGAGTGCAGGGCGAAAGAGAGGGCTCGGGTAGCCTGATTTATAGTTCACTTGTGTTTGCTATTGTTATTAAAAAATTAGTTCTGTTAGCCTCAAATTCTGAGCTCTTTACTCAGGTGTCACCTGTACAACTTGTGATAATCATATAGGGGTAACCCATTAGTTGGCAGcggtagtaggctgttatccacTATGTCGACCAGCCACTAGAGAGTGCCATGGTGCACACTTAACAAATGTATTACACTTACTCAGGTAAAACTCCTAAGGGCAGCAGTAAaactggggtgaggtgggggaggtaaACTTTTTAATCCCAATTTCATTGTACATTTGAAAAAACTCCCCAAAATTTCATTAAGAAAAATGGCCCTTTCCCCCCCGGCATTTTAAAAAAACGTTTTGTTGAAAAAATGTCAATGTGCTCGGAGGATAATGATCTTTCTGTTGTCTGCCGTGTCTATTTATACTACAGGTTGTTCAAGGCAAGGattgtctctcgctgtgtgtctgtgcagcacccggcacgacggggccctgatctcagctggggcagggcctgtctctccctgtgtgtctgtgcagcgcccggcacaacggggccctgatctcagtgggggcagggcctgtctctccctgtgtgtctgtgcagcgcccggcacaacggggccctgatctcagctggggcagggactgtctctccctgtgtgtctgtgcagcgcccggcacaacggggccctgatctcagctggggcagggcctgtctctccctgtgtgtctgtgcagcacccggcacaacggggccctgatctcagctggggcagggactgtctctcgctgtgtgtctgtgcagcgcccggcacaacgggaccctgatctcagctggggcagggactgtctctcgccgtgtgtctgtgcagcgcccggcacaacgggaccctgatctcagctggggtcccCAGGAGCTGCTGTAACACACGTAATAATTACTCAATTAGCGCAATATCCTACCTGGTTTATGCTGCTATCAGCCTCCTCTCTGGGAATCAGTGTGTGTGATTTATGATTCTGGGCATCCCTGCAGACAAGGCAAATGAAGGTTTGATCCTCTACGCAGTAGAGTTTTAGCTCTTCTCTGTGGTTCGCACACACCCCTTCTGGCCACAAACTCAGCTCCTCTAACAGGAACTGCTTCTCTATTTCTGCCACCTTCCAGGGTTGGTTGTCAGAGCCGGATTTTCCCTCCTGAAAATCTTCTTTGCACCACGGGCAGGTGATTTGCTCTGTCACTTCTCTCTGGGGCCGGTTGATGCAGGCCTGGCACAAGTTGTGCCCACAGTGTCTGATCACTGGATCTCGACAGCGCTCCAGGCAGAGAGAACAAGTAACGAGCCCCCGGAGATGCTTAACAGAGTTGGTGTCTTTCATGGCTCCTGTGAGAGAGAGGTTGGAATGTGAAGCTTACGCTTGTCTCTTGGGGTTATTTT
This DNA window, taken from Mauremys reevesii isolate NIE-2019 unplaced genomic scaffold, ASM1616193v1 Contig1, whole genome shotgun sequence, encodes the following:
- the LOC120392386 gene encoding C-type lectin domain family 2 member D11-like → MKDTNSVKHLRGLVTCSLCLERCRDPVIRHCGHNLCQACINRPQREVTEQITCPWCKEDFQEGKSGSDNQPWKVAEIEKQFLLEELSLWPEGVCANHREELKLYCVEDQTFICLVCRDAQNHKSHTLIPREEADSSINQHIRRPLAGREKFPKSKPISTVSGDINRVELAKQAENGDPVGLKDDPSFSKIQTFMAWMVLLIFLIAIGGLSATIFVFTRAAIKPDTAALTASAAPCCAEGWIASQGKCYYFSEAEGNWKSGQNHCASHGASLAANSSLEALNTAVHHKGPSNHWVGLRREPGQPWRWVDGAAFNHPFGVRGAGLCAYLADGVVNSAGCDTERQWACSKPDGETGGKQRTPKC